From the Flavobacterium galactosidilyticum genome, one window contains:
- a CDS encoding capsule assembly Wzi family protein: MNIKLKKKTRINKGIFTLFLVFYSVVISAQDITSVTVQSSNSAERFPVFSDCDTLQSKSLEICFYNKVQDFVFNNYQVADYLKQNNFKGIVKVLFEVDATGVFKVLYVDVSEEELILETKRVFGHFPKIQPATYNGKPTYAKFTMSISVPLKSREVIAEENLVQTQFVPNKTKKLTELDNIVYKKFDNPEFESHLNIPFSHSYYSHFDASLNQMGSNNHTASKPYTYAEVSKYYNLQAVNASLKKKGDTWWERKLWNENTVEIKGEDYWFTLNPIFDLQVGTASKSKVSSTFVNTRGISFRGGLGSMLNFTTTIFESQGRFADYYNRYAESIKPAGGNPAIIPGMGIAKDFKTDAYDFPLAEANLTLAPSKFIDLQLGYGRNFIGDGYRSLLESDGASPYPYFKLNTNFWKIKYTNTYMWLKDVRPDVTVERTYATKFMANHYLSWNVSNRLNLGFFESVIWTNSNDRGFDVSFVNPIIFYRSVEFASSARSGNAVLGLTYKYKWSNQINFYGQFILDEFSLGDVKKGDNSWKNKYGYQLGAKYYNAFKVDNLLLQLEYNHVRPYVYSHSMPITNYGHNNQSIGHQWGGNFRELIAIARYHKGRYFADAKITMGTRGLDFDTAENNLNYGGNIYKDYDENRAFNSGVKVGQGNETSIFIADFHGGYLVNPATNLKLFGSFIYRSFDPTKNTATTFNESTSWFSVGLRADIFNWYFDY, from the coding sequence CGTTGTTATTTCTGCTCAGGATATTACAAGCGTTACGGTTCAATCTAGTAATTCAGCAGAGCGTTTTCCTGTATTTTCTGATTGCGATACTTTACAATCTAAATCATTAGAAATATGCTTTTATAATAAAGTTCAGGATTTTGTATTTAATAATTATCAAGTTGCCGACTATTTAAAACAAAATAATTTTAAAGGAATTGTAAAAGTTCTTTTTGAAGTAGATGCCACTGGTGTTTTTAAAGTGCTGTATGTTGATGTAAGTGAGGAAGAATTAATTTTGGAAACTAAAAGAGTTTTTGGCCATTTCCCAAAAATTCAACCAGCAACTTATAATGGAAAGCCTACTTATGCTAAGTTTACTATGTCTATTTCAGTTCCTTTGAAATCTCGAGAGGTAATAGCAGAAGAAAATTTAGTGCAAACTCAATTTGTGCCAAATAAGACCAAAAAACTAACAGAGCTTGATAATATTGTTTATAAGAAGTTTGATAATCCAGAGTTTGAAAGTCATTTAAACATACCTTTTTCACATAGTTATTATTCGCATTTTGATGCTTCTTTAAATCAGATGGGAAGCAATAATCATACGGCTTCAAAACCATATACGTATGCTGAAGTTTCAAAATATTATAATTTACAAGCGGTTAATGCCTCTTTAAAAAAGAAAGGTGACACGTGGTGGGAGAGAAAATTATGGAATGAAAATACAGTTGAAATTAAGGGTGAAGACTATTGGTTTACGCTAAATCCTATCTTTGATTTACAAGTAGGAACGGCATCAAAAAGTAAAGTTTCCAGTACTTTTGTTAACACACGAGGAATAAGTTTCCGTGGCGGATTAGGTTCTATGCTTAATTTTACCACAACTATTTTTGAAAGTCAAGGACGTTTTGCCGATTATTATAATCGATATGCGGAGTCAATTAAGCCAGCAGGAGGTAATCCTGCAATAATTCCAGGAATGGGAATTGCAAAAGATTTTAAGACTGATGCGTATGATTTTCCATTGGCAGAAGCTAATTTGACTTTAGCTCCAAGTAAATTTATCGATTTGCAATTAGGATATGGCAGGAATTTCATCGGCGATGGATATCGATCATTGTTAGAAAGTGATGGTGCGAGTCCTTATCCTTACTTTAAGTTGAATACAAATTTTTGGAAAATAAAATACACGAATACGTATATGTGGCTCAAAGATGTTAGACCAGACGTGACAGTTGAGCGAACTTACGCCACAAAGTTTATGGCAAACCATTATTTGAGTTGGAATGTTTCTAATAGATTAAATCTTGGTTTTTTCGAATCAGTAATTTGGACAAATTCAAATGATAGAGGATTTGATGTGAGTTTTGTAAATCCGATAATTTTTTATCGTTCGGTTGAATTTGCTTCTTCTGCAAGAAGCGGTAATGCAGTTTTAGGGTTGACTTATAAATACAAATGGAGTAATCAAATTAATTTTTACGGACAATTTATTTTAGACGAGTTCTCTCTTGGCGATGTTAAAAAAGGGGATAACAGTTGGAAGAATAAATATGGTTATCAATTAGGCGCTAAGTATTATAATGCGTTCAAGGTAGATAATTTACTATTGCAATTAGAATACAATCACGTTCGTCCTTATGTATATTCGCACAGTATGCCAATCACGAACTATGGTCATAACAATCAGAGTATAGGTCATCAGTGGGGAGGTAATTTCCGAGAGTTAATTGCAATTGCTCGTTACCACAAAGGAAGGTATTTTGCTGATGCAAAAATAACTATGGGTACGCGTGGATTGGATTTTGACACTGCAGAGAATAACTTAAATTACGGTGGAAATATTTATAAAGATTACGATGAAAATAGAGCTTTTAATAGTGGTGTAAAAGTTGGGCAGGGTAATGAAACTTCGATCTTTATAGCTGATTTTCATGGAGGATATCTAGTTAATCCAGCAACTAATTTGAAATTATTCGGTAGTTTTATTTACAGAAGTTTTGATCCAACTAAAAACACAGCAACTACTTTTAATGAAAGCACAAGTTGGTTTAGTGTAGGTTTGAGAGCTGATATCTTTAATTGGTATTTTGATTATTAA
- the cyoE gene encoding heme o synthase — MNATQSTFSLKSVYVDFREITKARLAVSVVFSSIAGFMLGIYDFHSLDWMVLLKLAIGGYCMVGASNAFNQVIEKDLDALMDRTKNRPVPAGRMSKNAALVVASFLTILGIVLLYTINPKTAMFGAISIFLYTSVYTPLKTITSLSVFVGAFPGAIPFMLGWVAATGEFGIEAGTLFLIQFFWQFPHFWAIGWFLYEDYEKAGFFMLPTGKKDKGTVLQIILYTVWLILASLLPVLGFTGRFYITPVTAVVVFLLGLWMLFYAVRLYKVRTAKAARTLMLVSVLYITLLQLVYILDKFLR, encoded by the coding sequence TTGAACGCAACACAAAGTACCTTTTCATTAAAATCAGTTTACGTTGATTTCCGCGAGATTACAAAGGCTCGTCTAGCCGTTAGTGTAGTTTTTTCGTCTATAGCTGGATTCATGCTTGGGATATATGACTTTCATTCATTAGATTGGATGGTGTTGTTGAAGCTTGCTATCGGAGGTTATTGTATGGTAGGAGCTTCTAATGCTTTTAATCAAGTTATCGAGAAGGACTTAGATGCTTTGATGGATCGTACAAAAAACCGTCCTGTTCCGGCTGGAAGAATGTCTAAAAACGCTGCTCTTGTAGTGGCTAGTTTTTTGACTATTCTTGGAATTGTGTTGCTTTATACAATCAATCCAAAAACAGCAATGTTTGGAGCGATTTCAATATTTTTATACACAAGTGTTTACACACCTTTAAAAACGATAACTTCTTTGTCTGTTTTTGTGGGTGCTTTTCCTGGAGCAATACCGTTTATGTTAGGGTGGGTAGCTGCAACAGGGGAATTTGGAATCGAAGCAGGAACTTTATTCTTGATTCAATTCTTCTGGCAATTCCCTCATTTCTGGGCTATTGGTTGGTTTTTATATGAAGATTATGAAAAAGCAGGTTTCTTTATGTTGCCAACAGGTAAAAAAGATAAAGGCACGGTATTACAAATTATTTTGTATACAGTTTGGCTTATATTAGCTTCTCTTTTACCAGTCTTAGGCTTTACTGGTCGCTTTTACATTACGCCGGTTACTGCAGTAGTGGTGTTTTTATTAGGTCTTTGGATGCTGTTTTATGCGGTCCGATTATATAAGGTAAGAACGGCAAAAGCAGCTCGGACTTTAATGTTGGTTAGTGTTTTGTACATTACATTGTTACAATTAGTTTATATATTAGATAAATTTTTAAGATAG
- a CDS encoding cytochrome c oxidase subunit 3: METIMIAEEQKSRTARSYKLILLFSMVSMTMMFGGLTSAFVVSKSRVDWLKDFQLPSAFYISTIAIIGCSLTFYLAKKAIMKNNRAKTTVFLLSTLFLGLLFVVLQFVGFRQIVDAGYYFTGSGSSITSTFLYVVTIVHLIHLAGGVIALLIIIYNHFKQKYNSAQTLGIELGAMYWHFLDLLWVYLFLFLYFFK, from the coding sequence ATGGAAACGATAATGATAGCAGAGGAACAAAAATCCAGAACAGCGAGATCATATAAATTGATATTGTTGTTTTCCATGGTAAGCATGACCATGATGTTTGGTGGTCTTACCAGTGCATTTGTAGTAAGTAAGTCGAGGGTAGACTGGTTGAAAGATTTTCAATTGCCATCGGCGTTTTATATTAGTACTATTGCAATTATTGGGTGTAGTTTGACTTTTTATTTAGCGAAGAAAGCTATAATGAAAAACAATCGCGCTAAAACAACAGTTTTTCTTTTGAGTACATTATTTCTAGGATTATTGTTTGTAGTTTTACAATTTGTAGGATTTCGACAAATTGTTGATGCGGGTTATTATTTTACAGGAAGTGGTAGCTCTATAACTTCTACTTTTTTATATGTTGTCACGATTGTGCACCTTATTCACCTTGCTGGTGGAGTGATTGCGCTATTAATTATAATTTATAATCATTTTAAACAAAAATACAACTCAGCTCAAACCCTTGGAATTGAACTAGGTGCGATGTACTGGCACTTTTTGGACTTATTGTGGGTATATTTGTTTTTATTTTTATATTTCTTTAAATAA
- a CDS encoding cytochrome c oxidase subunit 3 has translation MESTVTTANIEEKTWGGNNEPMGASYGKLMMWFFIVSDALTFSGFLASYGFSRFKFSETWPIADEVFTHFPFMHGVSAPMFYVALMTFILIFSSVTMVLAVDAGHQMNKGKVTLYMFLTIIGGLIFVGSQAWEWKNFIKGEYGAIETKGGSLLQFVDKDGKRVALADFAVNLHDEREQLTRDKGTWFMGESALPSYSVAEVQAGFKAHPELLIRTEVLNKQKQKTILTREESVARLADAHYVVEGANLVRNEYGNKLFADFFFFITGFHGFHVISGIIINIIIFFNVLIGTYEKRKSYEMVEKVGLYWHFVDLVWVFVFTVFYLV, from the coding sequence ATGGAATCGACAGTTACTACTGCTAATATTGAAGAGAAAACTTGGGGAGGCAACAATGAGCCAATGGGGGCAAGTTATGGTAAATTAATGATGTGGTTTTTTATCGTATCAGATGCTTTAACTTTTTCTGGTTTCCTTGCCTCTTATGGCTTTTCTAGGTTTAAATTTAGTGAAACATGGCCTATTGCTGATGAAGTGTTTACTCACTTCCCTTTTATGCATGGCGTTTCTGCTCCTATGTTTTATGTCGCATTAATGACATTTATTTTAATTTTCTCATCTGTAACAATGGTTTTAGCAGTTGATGCAGGTCATCAAATGAACAAAGGCAAAGTTACTCTATACATGTTTTTGACTATTATAGGAGGTTTGATTTTCGTAGGTTCTCAAGCGTGGGAATGGAAAAACTTCATAAAAGGTGAGTATGGTGCTATTGAAACAAAAGGAGGTAGTTTGCTTCAGTTTGTGGATAAAGACGGTAAGCGTGTAGCCTTAGCAGACTTTGCTGTAAATTTACACGATGAAAGAGAGCAACTAACTAGAGATAAAGGAACATGGTTCATGGGCGAGTCAGCTTTGCCTTCATACTCTGTTGCTGAAGTACAAGCGGGTTTTAAAGCGCATCCTGAACTTTTGATTAGAACTGAGGTTTTGAATAAACAAAAACAAAAAACAATTCTTACTAGAGAAGAATCTGTTGCAAGGTTAGCTGACGCTCACTACGTAGTTGAGGGCGCTAACTTAGTTAGAAATGAATATGGTAATAAATTATTTGCTGATTTCTTTTTCTTTATTACAGGTTTTCACGGTTTTCACGTTATTTCAGGAATCATAATTAATATTATTATTTTCTTCAATGTGCTTATTGGAACATATGAGAAAAGAAAAAGTTATGAAATGGTAGAAAAAGTAGGTCTATATTGGCACTTTGTAGATTTAGTTTGGGTTTTTGTATTCACTGTTTTCTATCTAGTTTAA
- a CDS encoding cytochrome C oxidase subunit IV family protein, translating into MSHEHVSNIGRIWKVFGILSAVTIVEVYLGIVKPDFLFMNNFLSMNLLNWVFYILTIYKAYYIVWAFMHMEGEKSTLRSAVVFPVIFLILYLLFILLTEGDYIFEVFKNSSIKWNF; encoded by the coding sequence ATGTCACACGAACACGTATCAAACATAGGTAGAATCTGGAAAGTTTTCGGAATATTGTCTGCCGTTACAATAGTAGAGGTTTATCTAGGAATAGTAAAGCCAGATTTCCTTTTTATGAATAACTTTTTAAGTATGAATTTGCTTAACTGGGTTTTTTATATACTAACAATCTACAAAGCATATTACATTGTATGGGCATTTATGCACATGGAAGGCGAAAAAAGTACTTTACGAAGTGCAGTGGTTTTCCCAGTAATTTTTCTGATTTTATATTTACTCTTTATTCTTTTGACTGAAGGGGATTATATTTTTGAGGTTTTTAAAAATTCTAGCATTAAATGGAATTTTTAA
- a CDS encoding SCO family protein, producing the protein MFKNKSYIGISFIILIFGIYAIPKIVEKIKNDKIVQGDRLDRAKPKAADDQKLIKIGAVPKFELMNQDNVKVSNDTYKGKVYVLEFFFSKCPTICPKMNESMLLIEKKFFGNPNFGIVSITIDPEHDTQEVLKAHAELLGVKSTNWNFLTGDKDYIFNLANKGFNLYAGENKKVAGGFEHSGLFALIDKDGTIRCRKDQYGNPILYYDGLDKKGVRDIQQDINILLQE; encoded by the coding sequence ATGTTTAAGAATAAATCCTACATAGGTATTTCATTTATAATTTTAATTTTCGGAATTTACGCTATTCCTAAAATTGTAGAAAAAATTAAAAATGATAAAATAGTGCAAGGAGATCGTCTAGATCGCGCTAAACCAAAGGCTGCTGATGATCAAAAATTAATCAAAATAGGTGCTGTGCCGAAATTTGAATTAATGAATCAGGATAATGTTAAGGTCTCAAATGATACATACAAAGGAAAAGTATACGTTTTAGAATTTTTCTTTTCTAAATGTCCAACTATTTGTCCAAAGATGAATGAAAGTATGCTTCTTATCGAAAAGAAATTTTTTGGTAATCCAAATTTCGGGATTGTTTCTATCACTATCGATCCAGAACATGATACGCAGGAAGTCTTAAAGGCTCATGCAGAATTGTTAGGTGTGAAATCTACTAATTGGAATTTTCTCACAGGCGACAAAGATTATATTTTTAACTTGGCTAACAAAGGATTTAATCTATATGCAGGTGAAAATAAAAAAGTTGCTGGCGGTTTTGAACACTCGGGATTGTTTGCGTTAATTGATAAAGATGGAACTATTCGTTGCAGAAAAGATCAATATGGGAATCCAATTTTGTATTATGACGGTTTGGATAAAAAGGGAGTTCGAGACATTCAACAAGATATTAATATTTTACTACAAGAATAA
- a CDS encoding DUF420 domain-containing protein — MEDNYLEKKYNTLIIVVSIIIPIVVAILFGVKLKDFGYDVAPLSFLPPIYATTNGFTAVLLISGVVAIKNGKRKLHERMMTSAVALSIAFLVMYVAYHMTADSTKFGGVGAIRYVYFFILVTHIVLSIVIIPMVLITYVRALGKNFDKHKKIARITFPIWLYVAVTGVVVYLMISPYYV, encoded by the coding sequence ATGGAAGATAATTATTTAGAAAAGAAATATAATACGCTAATTATAGTAGTATCAATTATAATCCCTATTGTTGTTGCAATTCTTTTTGGCGTAAAACTAAAAGATTTTGGTTATGATGTTGCTCCTCTTTCTTTTTTACCGCCAATTTATGCTACCACAAACGGTTTTACAGCTGTTCTTTTAATTTCGGGAGTCGTGGCAATTAAGAATGGTAAAAGGAAATTACACGAAAGAATGATGACAAGTGCAGTTGCATTATCTATAGCTTTCCTCGTAATGTACGTCGCCTACCACATGACAGCTGATTCTACAAAATTTGGAGGAGTAGGTGCTATTAGGTATGTTTATTTTTTTATTTTAGTTACGCATATCGTTTTATCTATTGTAATTATTCCTATGGTTTTGATCACTTACGTTCGTGCATTGGGTAAAAATTTTGATAAACATAAAAAAATTGCGCGCATCACTTTTCCAATTTGGTTGTATGTCGCGGTTACTGGAGTAGTTGTTTATCTAATGATTTCACCTTATTATGTATAG
- a CDS encoding DUF4403 family protein: MLKIFTNLYLICSFLLISGCATTNKIDALKPEPDDATPLVYENVASFINLPINVKLKDIENQTNIALSGLIYEDNTIEDDDIEMKIWKQAPITILADKGQKIKTILPLKAVIKYRIGTKKMGVEMYDTREFYLDGIVTLLSDVSLSNWKLNTKTELKSLDWNESPTMTVFGKNVPITYLINPGIKLFKSKIENKIDDVIAKSLDFKPNVLSALEKICTPFLMNDAYESWLRIVPIEIYSTNAKLKNDAFVLDMGMKCNMETLIGKQPESKFSPNKISIKSVSKIPEDITANIVAISTYAEASKIITKNFYGQEFGSGSKKVKVQKVAIWHKNGKMIITLDLLGSVNGTIYLSGFPKYNEQTKEIFFDQLNYVLDTKNKLMRTANWLAEGIVLKKIEQSCRYSLKPNLEEGQKSMMTYLKNYSPMQGVFINGKIDEIQFQKIQLTNQAIIAFIKVKGLVNVSVNGLK; the protein is encoded by the coding sequence ATGCTAAAAATCTTTACTAATCTTTATTTAATCTGCTCATTCCTATTAATTTCTGGATGTGCAACTACTAATAAAATAGACGCATTAAAACCCGAACCAGATGACGCAACGCCTTTAGTTTATGAAAATGTAGCTTCCTTTATAAATCTACCAATTAATGTAAAACTGAAAGATATTGAAAATCAAACAAATATAGCACTAAGCGGTTTAATTTACGAAGACAACACGATTGAAGATGATGACATAGAAATGAAAATTTGGAAACAAGCCCCTATCACTATATTAGCAGACAAAGGGCAGAAAATAAAAACAATTTTACCTCTAAAAGCAGTTATAAAATACAGAATTGGCACCAAAAAAATGGGAGTTGAAATGTATGATACTCGTGAATTTTATTTAGATGGTATTGTAACACTTCTTAGTGATGTATCACTATCAAATTGGAAACTAAATACTAAAACCGAACTAAAATCTCTAGACTGGAATGAAAGCCCTACCATGACAGTATTTGGAAAAAATGTTCCCATTACCTATTTAATCAATCCTGGCATAAAACTTTTTAAATCAAAAATCGAAAACAAAATTGATGATGTTATAGCCAAATCTCTGGATTTTAAACCTAACGTACTATCCGCGTTAGAAAAAATCTGCACTCCTTTTTTAATGAACGATGCATATGAAAGTTGGCTTAGAATTGTACCTATCGAAATTTACTCGACTAATGCTAAATTAAAAAATGACGCATTTGTATTAGACATGGGAATGAAATGCAACATGGAGACATTGATAGGAAAACAACCAGAATCAAAATTTAGCCCAAACAAAATAAGTATAAAGTCTGTCTCAAAAATTCCAGAAGATATTACTGCTAATATTGTTGCCATTTCAACTTACGCGGAGGCTTCAAAAATCATTACTAAAAACTTCTACGGACAGGAATTTGGCTCAGGGTCAAAAAAAGTAAAAGTTCAAAAGGTAGCTATCTGGCACAAAAACGGCAAAATGATAATTACACTAGATCTTTTAGGCTCTGTAAATGGAACAATTTATTTGTCCGGTTTTCCAAAATATAATGAACAAACCAAAGAAATATTTTTTGATCAATTGAACTACGTATTAGACACAAAAAATAAATTAATGCGAACTGCAAATTGGCTCGCAGAAGGAATTGTACTAAAAAAAATAGAGCAAAGTTGCCGATACTCTCTTAAACCGAACTTAGAAGAAGGTCAAAAAAGCATGATGACTTATTTAAAAAATTACTCTCCTATGCAAGGCGTATTCATCAACGGAAAAATCGATGAGATACAGTTTCAAAAAATTCAGTTGACTAACCAAGCAATTATTGCCTTTATAAAAGTTAAAGGTCTAGTAAATGTGTCGGTAAATGGATTGAAATAA